In a single window of the Dryobates pubescens isolate bDryPub1 chromosome Z, bDryPub1.pri, whole genome shotgun sequence genome:
- the TRIM36 gene encoding E3 ubiquitin-protein ligase TRIM36, whose product MDRIDRISRSGRKRNSLTPRSTLFPCPGCQRDIDLGERGINGLFRNFTLETIVERYRQAARAAIAIMCDFCKPPPQESTKSCMDCSASFCNECFKVHHPWGTVKAQHEYVGPTSNFRPKILMCPEHEMERVNMYCEICRRPVCHLCKLGGCHANHRVTTMSTAYKTLKEKLSKDIEYLISKESQVKAHITQLNLLLKETECNSERAKEEASQSFEKLFHVLEEKKSASLRAIEASKNLRMEKLQSQAEEYQGLLENNGLVGYAQEVLKETDPSCFVQTAKQLHVRVQKATESLKSFRPAAETTFEDFVVDITKQEEILSDLSFHSNGVEIPEINEEQSRMYNKALISWECPGKRDSADIYILEYHKLNREEENVTWQEIEVCSKSKVIPDLDDDSTYAFRVRAYKGSTCSPWSREVILRTPPAPVFSFLFDDKCGYNSEHLLLNPRRTSVESRAGFPLLLGSDRMQVGCYTTLDYIIGDAGIAKGKHFWAFHVEAYSYLVKVGVVSSNKIQKLFHNTHDVASPRYEQDSGHDSGSEDAFFDSSQPLTLVTLGMKKFFMPTTPAAPKDPASRILPLPSCVGICLDCDKGRVGFYDAGCMKCLYECEVDCSGIMYPAFALMGGAAVHLEEAVTAKYEEYHDDI is encoded by the exons GCAGAAAACGCAATTCACTGACTCCTAGATCAACTCTGTTTCCTTGCCCGGGTTGCCAAAGGGATATTGATCTTGGAGAACGTGGCATCAATGGCTTATTTCGTAACTTCACTTTGGAAACCATTGTGGAAAGATACAGacaagcagccagggcagccatTGCTATTATGTGTGATTTCTGCAAACCTCCACCTCAGGAGTCCACAAAGAGCTGCATGGACTGCAGTGCAAGCTTTTGCAATGAGTGTTTCAAAGTACACCATCCTTGGGGAACTGTGAAAGCCCAGCATGAATATGTAGGACCAACCAGCAACTTCAGACCCAAG aTTTTGATGTGTCCAGAACATGAAATGGAGAGGGTAAACATGTACTGTGAAATCTGCAGAAGGCCAGTTTGTCATCTTTGTAAGCTGGGTGGATGTCATGCAAACCACAGAGTAACAACGATGAGCACTGCCTATAAAACCCTTAAG GAGAAACTTTCAAAAGATATTGAGTACCTCATCAGTAAGGAGAGCCAGGTGAAAGCTCACATCACACagctgaatctgctgctgaaagaAACAGAG TGCAACAGTGAAAGAGCTAAAGAAGAAGCATCTCAGAGTTTTGAGAAATTATTTCATGTCCTGGAAGAGAAGAAATCTGCATCTCTTAGAGCAATTGAAGCTTCTAAGAATTTAAGAATGGAAAAATTGCAGTCACAAGCAGAAGAATATCAAGGGCTCCTGGAAAATAATGGCCTTGTGGGATATGCTCAAGAAGTGCTTAAAGAGACAGATCCATCTTGCTTTGTTCAAACAGCAAAGCAACTTCACGTCAG AGTCCAAAAAGCTACAGAATCTTTAAAGAGCTTCAGGCCAGCAGCTGAAACTACTTTTGAAGACTTTGTGGTGGACATAACCAAACAAGAAGAGATCCTTAGTGACTTGTCCTTCCATTCCAATG GTGTAGAAATACCAGAAATCaatgaagagcagagcagaatgtaCAACAAAGCTCTGATCAGTTGGGAatgccctgggaagagagactcaGCTGATATCTATATTCTTGAGTATCATAAGCTTAatagagaggaagaaaatgtgACATGGCAGGAGATTGAAGTTTGCAGCAAAAGTAAAGTAATACCTGATCTCGATGATGACAGCACCTATGCCTTTAGAGTTCGAGCATATAAAGGGTCTACCTGTAGCCCTTGGAGCCGAGAAGTTATTTTGCGtacacccccagctccag ttttcagttttctttttgatGACAAATGTGGATACAACAGTGAACATCTCTTGCTGAATCCAAGAAGAACCTCTGTGGAAAGTAGGGCTggatttcctctgctgctgggatcGGATCGTATGCAGGTTGGATGCTACACAACCCTGGATTACATCATTGGTGATGCTGGGATTGCCAAAGGGAAGCACTTCTGGGCTTTTCATGTGGAAGCTTATTCATACCTGGTGAAAGTGGGAGTAGTGTCTAGCAACAAGATACAGAAATTGTTCCATAATACCCATGATGTGGCCAGCCCAAG ATATGAGCAAGACAGTGGTCATGACAGTGGAAGTGAAGATGCCTTTTTTGACTCATCACAGCCTCTCACTCTGGTCACTTTAGgcatgaagaagttctttatgcCCACAACACCTGCTGCCCCCAAGGACCCCGCGAGCAGAATCCTTCCCCTTCCATCATGTGTGGGCATCTGCCTTGACTGTGACAAAGGCAGGGTGGGGTTTTATGATGCAGGCTGTATGAAATGCCTTTATGAGTGTGAGGTGGACTGCTCTGGTATAATGTACCCAGCATTTGCCTTAATGGGTGGTGCAGCAGTTCATCTTGAGGAGGCTGTCACAGCTAAGTATGAAGAGTACCATGATGATATCTAG